A single window of Sporosarcina sp. FSL W7-1349 DNA harbors:
- a CDS encoding metal ABC transporter ATP-binding protein, producing the protein MANSIIQLEDVSFSYEQTLVLDHISLRVDEGEFWALIGPNGSGKSTLMGIILGLLKPSGGKVKLFGEDIESFKERERIGYVSQKSNSFNSGFPATVLEVVRSGLTRKKGLFKRFSVTDRQRSLDALQLVGMASFADRSIGELSGGQQQRVFIARALVGEPDLLIMDEPTVGIDQQNVASFYSMLNELNREHGIAMVLVTHEIDLVTDLATHVACLNRTVHFHGIQADYKKMDDEDISKWYGHPVRRIHSQSPEVEQ; encoded by the coding sequence ATGGCGAATTCTATCATTCAATTGGAAGATGTCAGCTTCAGTTATGAGCAGACCCTCGTACTCGATCATATTTCGCTGCGAGTAGATGAAGGGGAGTTCTGGGCGTTGATCGGTCCGAACGGTTCGGGAAAATCAACACTGATGGGCATCATTTTAGGTCTTTTAAAACCTTCCGGCGGCAAAGTGAAGCTGTTCGGGGAAGATATAGAGTCATTTAAAGAGCGAGAACGAATCGGGTATGTCTCGCAGAAATCCAATTCATTCAATAGTGGATTTCCGGCGACCGTTTTGGAAGTGGTCAGAAGTGGGTTGACGCGGAAAAAGGGATTGTTTAAACGATTTTCCGTAACGGATCGGCAACGGTCATTGGACGCTCTTCAACTCGTTGGAATGGCGTCTTTCGCTGACCGAAGCATCGGCGAGCTATCGGGTGGTCAGCAGCAGCGGGTCTTCATCGCACGGGCCCTCGTCGGGGAACCAGATCTGTTGATCATGGATGAACCGACGGTAGGGATCGACCAGCAGAATGTGGCGTCGTTCTATTCTATGCTGAACGAGTTGAACCGTGAACACGGCATTGCGATGGTCTTGGTCACCCATGAAATCGACCTGGTGACCGACTTGGCTACCCATGTCGCTTGCCTAAATCGGACAGTCCATTTCCACGGCATCCAAGCAGACTATAAAAAGATGGACGATGAAGATATCTCGAAATGGTATGGTCATCCTGTCCGGCGTATCCATTCGCAGTCGCCGGAGGTGGAGCAATGA
- the lpdA gene encoding dihydrolipoyl dehydrogenase, translating to MVVGELIQEKELVIIGGGPGGYTAAIRAAQLGLKVTLIEKDQLGGVCLNKGCIPSKVYTHAAQEMDNFPHLNDLGIEVTKPTIQIDKLVEYKNRITDQLKKGVAALCKANKIEVIEGEATFLSQDRIGVEAGHDFQTFRFEKAIIAAGGKTVAPEGISSSDRIFISHDIFSLSEVPEHLIIQGGDVIALEMATTFHAFGSQVTVLVEEGEDFPFDAAVTKELRRIFKKKKITLQADCKVIQATSSGNGVTVTFQDKNGEAIMEGSHFYTTGNIAVDAAGLGIDRLGMEMTAEDRVKIDSEMKTNIPNIYAIGDLTPGPVLAVKAIKQGKVAAEILAGGTSEADLTLLPTIAHTLPPIAAVGLTEAAAQELGYHFTTSQFPLASNGYASILGRKDGFVKIIAEEESDLILGVHMIGAGAIELSGMMTTGLEMVARAEDFTFPNYAHPSVNESILEAVEGLIGQAIHMAPPRK from the coding sequence TTGGTAGTTGGTGAATTGATTCAAGAGAAGGAGCTAGTTATTATCGGCGGGGGGCCTGGAGGCTATACAGCAGCAATCCGGGCCGCCCAGCTCGGATTGAAAGTGACTCTGATCGAAAAAGATCAATTAGGCGGAGTCTGTTTGAACAAAGGCTGTATCCCGTCCAAGGTATATACGCATGCGGCACAAGAGATGGATAACTTCCCGCATTTAAATGACTTAGGAATCGAAGTTACAAAACCAACTATTCAAATAGATAAATTAGTAGAATATAAAAATCGAATTACCGACCAGCTGAAAAAAGGCGTGGCGGCTCTTTGCAAGGCGAATAAAATCGAAGTGATCGAAGGGGAGGCGACATTCCTATCCCAAGATCGGATTGGCGTGGAAGCGGGACATGACTTCCAGACATTCCGTTTCGAAAAAGCGATCATCGCCGCGGGAGGGAAAACGGTAGCTCCTGAAGGCATCTCGTCAAGCGATCGGATATTCATTTCCCATGACATTTTTTCGCTTTCAGAAGTTCCGGAACACTTGATCATCCAGGGGGGAGACGTCATCGCCCTTGAGATGGCTACGACGTTCCATGCTTTCGGCTCTCAAGTGACGGTTCTTGTGGAAGAAGGGGAAGACTTCCCATTCGACGCAGCAGTCACGAAAGAGCTGCGCCGTATTTTCAAAAAGAAGAAAATCACCCTTCAGGCGGATTGTAAGGTGATCCAAGCAACGTCCTCCGGCAATGGCGTCACTGTCACTTTCCAAGACAAAAACGGGGAAGCGATCATGGAAGGAAGCCATTTCTACACAACGGGCAACATTGCAGTAGACGCGGCAGGTCTTGGTATCGATCGCCTCGGCATGGAGATGACAGCGGAAGATCGGGTGAAAATCGATTCGGAAATGAAGACGAACATTCCAAATATCTATGCGATTGGTGATTTGACGCCGGGACCTGTTCTTGCTGTGAAAGCGATAAAGCAAGGAAAAGTGGCGGCGGAAATTCTAGCCGGTGGGACGAGCGAGGCAGATTTGACATTGTTGCCAACAATCGCTCATACATTGCCTCCTATCGCTGCGGTCGGGTTGACCGAAGCGGCGGCACAAGAACTTGGCTATCATTTCACAACGAGCCAATTCCCGCTGGCGAGCAATGGTTATGCCTCCATCCTAGGCAGAAAAGATGGCTTCGTGAAAATCATCGCGGAAGAAGAGAGCGATCTGATCCTGGGTGTCCATATGATTGGAGCGGGTGCAATCGAACTGTCCGGCATGATGACAACCGGTTTGGAAATGGTCGCGCGTGCAGAAGATTTCACTTTTCCGAATTATGCGCATCCAAGTGTCAACGAATCCATACTAGAAGCGGTGGAAGGCCTGATCGGACAAGCGATCCATATGGCTCCTCCAAGAAAGTAA
- a CDS encoding DEAD/DEAH box helicase gives MSKFTDYQFKPFIREAIAKLGFDHPTPIQKEMIPLILKGTSAIGQAHTGTGKSHSFLIPVLQRIDADSEEVQAVITAPTRELASQLYDELLKMTEGTEVRASLLIGGTDKQRSIGKLKSNPQIVVGTPGRIRDMAENGALAIHTASILVIDEADLAFDMGFIEDIDQFASKMQADLEMYVFSATIPEKLKPFLMKYMESPVHVKIGERKPLTEGMRYSLVPVRSLGKRKKLLEVMEAINPYLAIIFANTRQNADELADYLAEHGVKAGRIHGDLTPRERTRMMKQVRDLEFQYIVATDLAARGIDIPGVSHVINFELPDDLEFFIHRVGRTARAGNEGTAITLYEPSEDDKVVRIEKMGIPFIHEDVKNGEWIVVKERHARKKRVKQEDELDRKAAALVKKPAKVKPGYKKKMTQQMEQIKKRERRLARKNGKR, from the coding sequence ATGTCCAAGTTTACAGATTATCAATTCAAACCATTTATCAGGGAAGCCATCGCGAAACTCGGTTTCGACCATCCAACGCCGATCCAAAAAGAGATGATCCCGTTAATTTTGAAAGGCACAAGCGCCATCGGACAAGCACACACGGGAACAGGGAAGTCGCATAGTTTCCTTATCCCCGTGTTGCAACGGATCGATGCGGATTCCGAGGAGGTGCAAGCGGTCATTACGGCACCCACGCGCGAGCTGGCATCGCAATTATACGATGAGCTGTTGAAGATGACGGAAGGCACAGAGGTCCGGGCATCGTTACTGATCGGCGGCACGGATAAGCAACGGTCTATCGGGAAGTTGAAATCAAATCCGCAAATCGTTGTCGGCACGCCAGGACGGATCCGGGATATGGCCGAGAACGGGGCGCTCGCCATCCACACGGCCTCCATCTTGGTCATTGACGAAGCGGATCTTGCTTTCGATATGGGATTTATCGAGGATATTGACCAGTTTGCATCTAAAATGCAGGCCGATTTGGAAATGTACGTCTTCTCGGCAACGATTCCGGAAAAGCTGAAACCGTTTTTGATGAAATATATGGAATCTCCGGTCCATGTGAAGATAGGGGAACGTAAGCCTTTGACGGAGGGAATGCGTTATTCTCTCGTACCGGTCCGAAGTCTCGGCAAACGGAAGAAATTGCTAGAAGTGATGGAGGCCATCAACCCTTATTTGGCCATCATCTTCGCAAACACACGTCAGAATGCTGACGAACTTGCTGATTATCTTGCGGAACATGGCGTGAAAGCCGGCCGGATTCATGGGGATTTGACGCCGCGTGAACGGACGCGCATGATGAAACAAGTCCGCGATTTGGAATTCCAGTATATTGTCGCGACCGATCTTGCGGCTCGTGGCATCGATATTCCGGGTGTCAGCCATGTCATCAATTTCGAGTTGCCGGATGACCTTGAGTTTTTCATTCACCGGGTAGGGCGTACAGCCCGCGCAGGCAATGAAGGAACAGCGATCACCCTATACGAACCATCGGAAGACGATAAAGTCGTCCGCATCGAAAAAATGGGCATTCCGTTCATCCATGAAGATGTGAAAAATGGAGAATGGATCGTGGTCAAGGAACGGCATGCGCGGAAGAAGAGAGTAAAACAAGAGGATGAGTTGGACCGGAAAGCGGCTGCTCTCGTGAAAAAACCGGCAAAAGTCAAGCCGGGCTATAAAAAGAAAATGACCCAACAGATGGAACAAATCAAAAAGAGGGAAAGGAGATTGGCTAGAAAAAATGGCAAACGATAA
- a CDS encoding ABC transporter substrate-binding protein, whose translation MKNKLLFVLLTIFSAVFLLAACGGGEENGATNEPEEKEQAETPSSSEGEAETDTKTYKIGATQIVEHPSLNAAFEGFQKALEDAGLDVEYDIQNAQNDQSANTTIATNLGSSDVDLIFANSTPSAQAVAAVTQEIPILFTSVTDPVGAELIDSVESPGGNLTGTIDLHPDVIPNTLTFLKEELDAKSVGVVFNSGEQNARAQIDKVREVAKELDLNIVEATIATSADVKQATESLIGKVDSLYIIKDNTVVSALESVISVAMENKLPMMVGELDSVKRGGLAAYGFNYFDIGYETGEMAVKILKGEATSAEMPAQYPKNLKFVVNADNAAQIGLEIKDEWNAELSE comes from the coding sequence ATGAAAAACAAATTACTATTCGTATTGCTCACCATTTTCAGTGCAGTATTCCTTCTCGCAGCATGTGGCGGCGGGGAAGAGAATGGGGCAACAAACGAACCGGAAGAAAAAGAACAGGCTGAAACGCCAAGCTCATCCGAGGGAGAAGCCGAAACCGATACGAAGACATATAAGATCGGCGCTACCCAAATTGTTGAGCACCCATCATTGAATGCCGCCTTTGAAGGCTTCCAAAAAGCATTGGAAGATGCAGGGCTGGACGTCGAGTATGACATCCAAAATGCGCAAAATGACCAGAGTGCCAATACGACAATCGCAACAAATCTAGGAAGTTCGGATGTCGATTTGATTTTCGCAAATTCGACTCCAAGTGCCCAGGCAGTAGCAGCTGTCACTCAGGAGATTCCTATTCTCTTCACATCGGTGACGGATCCGGTGGGAGCAGAGTTGATCGATTCCGTTGAAAGTCCGGGTGGGAACTTGACAGGTACAATCGACCTTCATCCAGACGTGATTCCGAACACGCTTACTTTCCTTAAAGAGGAATTGGATGCAAAGAGCGTAGGAGTTGTATTTAACTCTGGAGAACAGAACGCCCGTGCACAAATTGACAAAGTACGGGAAGTGGCGAAGGAACTCGATTTGAATATCGTAGAAGCAACTATTGCAACGTCCGCTGATGTGAAGCAAGCGACTGAATCATTGATTGGAAAAGTTGATTCGCTTTATATCATTAAAGACAATACGGTAGTATCGGCTTTGGAATCAGTCATTTCCGTAGCCATGGAAAATAAATTACCGATGATGGTTGGAGAATTGGATTCAGTCAAACGCGGCGGACTCGCCGCTTACGGATTCAATTATTTCGATATCGGTTATGAAACAGGAGAAATGGCGGTTAAAATCCTGAAAGGGGAAGCAACGTCGGCCGAAATGCCTGCGCAATACCCGAAAAATTTAAAATTCGTTGTGAATGCGGATAATGCGGCCCAAATCGGCCTTGAAATTAAGGACGAATGGAATGCGGAGTTAAGCGAATAA
- the vrrA gene encoding VrrA/YqfQ family protein encodes MRYQSFYPFARQQAAPFHMRQQGFGTPPQMGRPPMPKAPFPGGPSPMGGQFGAPPAGGGMQSPSKMEAYMQTANRFLNTAQQFAPLVQQFAPMFQNLPAMWRLYKGFQSLPSTGGAAAETAGRAAAASASAAAPNPVPGSSVPRIFQPPR; translated from the coding sequence ATGAGATACCAATCCTTCTATCCGTTTGCCCGTCAGCAGGCAGCACCGTTCCACATGAGACAACAGGGCTTCGGGACACCTCCGCAAATGGGTAGGCCACCAATGCCAAAAGCTCCATTTCCGGGCGGTCCTTCCCCGATGGGCGGCCAATTTGGTGCTCCGCCAGCTGGAGGTGGGATGCAATCTCCCTCCAAAATGGAGGCTTATATGCAAACGGCAAACCGATTTTTGAATACTGCCCAACAGTTTGCCCCGCTCGTCCAACAATTTGCACCAATGTTTCAAAATTTGCCTGCAATGTGGAGGCTTTATAAAGGCTTTCAATCTTTGCCTTCCACAGGCGGCGCAGCGGCTGAAACGGCTGGCCGTGCAGCGGCGGCTTCCGCATCTGCGGCGGCTCCGAATCCGGTGCCCGGCAGCTCCGTTCCCCGTATCTTCCAACCGCCAAGATGA
- a CDS encoding deoxyribonuclease IV: MLLGSHVSMSGSKMLLGSSEEATSYGASTFMIYTGAPQNTRRKAIEDLNIEAGTLHMKENGLSNMVVHAPYIINIANTIKPETFALGVEFLQKEIERTAALGANQIVLHPGAHVGAGEEKGIQKIIEGLNEVLSQSYDVKIALETMAGKGTECGRSFDEIAKIIDGVTHNERLSVCFDTCHVHDAGYDIVHDFEGVLNEFDSIIGKDRISVIHVNDSKNVRGAMKDRHENIGHGHIGFEPLAYIVHHPEFQTVPKILETPFIGSDPKKKTAPYKQEIEMLKAKHFDPEALGLVNA, encoded by the coding sequence CTGCTCCTCGGATCCCATGTTTCCATGAGCGGCAGTAAAATGTTGCTCGGTTCGAGTGAAGAAGCAACAAGCTACGGGGCGAGCACTTTCATGATTTATACAGGTGCTCCCCAAAATACGAGGAGGAAAGCCATCGAGGACCTCAATATTGAGGCAGGCACCCTCCACATGAAGGAAAACGGCCTTTCTAACATGGTCGTCCATGCTCCCTATATCATCAACATCGCAAACACAATCAAGCCGGAAACATTTGCATTGGGCGTCGAATTCCTTCAGAAGGAAATTGAGAGGACAGCCGCTCTTGGCGCTAATCAAATCGTCCTTCATCCGGGGGCACACGTCGGAGCCGGGGAGGAAAAGGGCATCCAGAAAATTATCGAAGGGCTCAACGAAGTCCTCTCCCAATCGTATGATGTCAAAATCGCATTGGAAACGATGGCCGGAAAAGGCACCGAATGCGGGCGGAGCTTTGATGAAATTGCTAAGATTATTGATGGAGTGACGCATAACGAACGATTATCCGTCTGTTTCGACACTTGTCACGTACATGATGCAGGCTATGATATCGTCCATGATTTTGAGGGAGTCCTCAACGAATTCGATTCGATCATCGGCAAAGACCGGATATCGGTCATCCACGTCAATGACAGCAAAAATGTCCGGGGTGCCATGAAAGACCGGCATGAGAATATCGGCCACGGCCATATCGGATTTGAGCCGTTGGCGTACATCGTCCACCATCCGGAGTTTCAAACCGTGCCGAAAATCTTGGAGACGCCGTTTATCGGTTCCGATCCAAAAAAGAAAACGGCCCCTTATAAACAAGAAATTGAAATGCTGAAAGCGAAGCATTTCGATCCGGAAGCGCTCGGTCTAGTAAACGCATAA